The nucleotide sequence ACGGCAAACGCAGCGTCACGGACGGCAATCGATTTCTCGATATCGCTTGTGGATCGGCATTCGAATGCGTTTCAGGATTCGCTCGTCGCAGCGAACCGGCTTGGTGACAAACAACACGGTAAATTGAAACGAACGCTCAAACGGATTGTTTCGATGCCGCCGCGACCGATCGCCCACGCCAAAACTGTCTCCGAATACAGCAAGATGTACAATGCTGCTGAGGAGTACGAGTACCGCGATGCTGAGTACGAGTACGAGCACAACGAACAGCCAGAACCAAGAATTGCACGTGAGTGGCGGTGCTTATCGCAGTGTAAGATCAACTCCCGCCACCCCGTGAATTTCGACGTTCTTGAGGGATCGCGCACATTCTAACGGGGGCGAAATGGTTGCTCAGGTCTCGAACGTTTTTTTTCCGTTCACGTCGGCTGTGACATCGTGTCGGGCGAACGTCACTTTCATTAAAACTTCCTGATAGTTCAAGCCTTCTTGTCGGACCGATGCGCGGGTGGTCTTAACCACAGATTTACACAGATGGACACAGATGTGGTTGATCGAGAATCGTATCTGTGTGGATCTGCGTGTATCGGTGGTTGTTAATAACGCCTGGAATGCCACGCCGCTAGATCGCTGTGTGTCCGATTTTGCGTTGTCGTTTGTTGCTTGGGCCTCCTTCGGTCGCTATCCTGAGGTTCGTTGATCGCCGTCCGATTGGCGATTCGTCCGCCACGCACGCCCATCGCAAGAGCCAGCGTGGTGCACCCGAGCGACGGCGGCCTTGCTGCCGCCTCGCAAGTCGAAACTGCAAACATGAAACCTAAGAGCAATTGAATGGCACACATTAGACGGGGTCTGATCGCGACCGTTACTTTGGCCCTGCTTCTCGTTGAATCTGCCCCCGCTTCCGCCATCGTGGTTCAGCTTCAGTCGGCTTCACAGGTTCCATATACGAACGACTATCCCAAGTACGCCCGCGAGCAAGTCCGCGCCGCTTTCCAGACCGAGAATTGCGGATTCATTGACGGAACCACGAATGTAAGCTCGGCTACTGTTCGCTTTGCCGGCAACACCACTGCACTGAATAACCAACTGCTAAAGCTGTCGACTTGCCCCAGCGCGACGCTCTCTGTTTCGTTTGAAGAAATGGAGCACAATTGCGACTGGCGGATCGTCTATTTCGTGAAACCTGCCAAGTTCTTGGTGACCGTTAACCTGGGCTCGAAACAGATAGAACTGGAGCATCTCAAGATTCCGCCTTCCACCGGCCCTCCCTTAGAGCGATGACCCAATCGGAACGCCGATAATCATGTGATGGTGACCGAGTGGCGGTGGCACGCGGTTTCGTTTGCTTGCACATCAACTCCCGCCACCCGCACATCGCTACCGTTCGCCGACTGAAATGCTGTCCCAAATACACGGATGCAATCAAGTGAAGACGCTAACAATTTTGTTCACTTCCGTTCTCGCGTTCCTGTCAATCGCGACTGCGGCGCAAGCCCTCACTGTTCCATATGGGCAACGCCAAATCGCAGAGGCCGGTGTTGGTTGTGTCGGTGGACTTAATTCAGCTCACGGCAATACTGCGTACTTTCGTGGCGACACCAAAAACCTAAATGCAAAACTTGCTTTGCTGGCTAAGAACGCTCATCCGTTTCAGTCCATCAAGGTTGTCTTGCACGCTGGCGTTAAATCGGTTGATCCGGCAGAGGAAACTCCGCAAACCGGTTTCGGAGTTCCGGTTCGCGATCAGCGAGTCCCAATCGATTGGTCCGTCCTCCAGTCGTGTTCGTTTGACAAAGTGGCTGCGGGAATCTGCAAGCATGACGAAAAATTGGTCATTGTTGATGTATGGATCGGCGCCGCAATTCTTCTCGACGATCTAGAAATCCCACGTGAATTCACCGTACAATCCGCCGGAGAACTTGAGGGTTTCGCCAAACGCCACGCTGACACCAAGTAAGTCAAGACGGCGGGTAAGCATCGTGTGCACGTTGCGGACTGGGAATGGCTTGGAGACAGGGAGACACGGAGACAGGGAGACACGGAGACACGGAGACACGGAGACACGGAGACACGGAGACACGGAGACAGGGAGACAGGGAGACAGGGAGACAGGGAGTGAGGAGTGAGGAGTGAGGAGTGAGGAGTGAAGGAGTGAAGGAGTGAAGGAGTGAAGGAGTGAAGGAGTGAAGGAGTGAAGGAGTGAAGGAGTGAAGGAGTGAAGGAGTGAAGGAGTGAGGAGTGAGGAGTGAGGAGTGAGGAGTGAGGAGTGAGGAGTGAGGAGTGAAGGAGTGCTCGGCGGGCAATGGCGGATGTAGGACAGAAAGATTGGTGCGACAGAAAGATTATTAGGACGAAGTAACGCGGGCCTCATCGTTCTGCCTTCATCTTTTGGTCACCCATGTTTTTGCCTGGGGTTTGATCATTTTCGAGGCTAGCGTCTAACTGCATTCGTGGTCGTCAAGTCGCGTCGATCATTGGACAGTGAGATGTTCATTCGCGGTGATTGGCGCGATTTGCGGGCCAGCGTTTGCGAGCGGTGTTCGCTGCGAATCAGATGGATTTCCACGGGATATATGCTTCCAATGGACAATCACTCGTCGCGGCTCGGTGATTGCCGACGTTCCCCGATTGGAAATTTGTATTCGATGAATTGGTATTGGCGGTCCAACGTGGTCTGGCGGATGAAGGCCAAAGATGTTTTTGTGTTGCAAACGTGACGGGTGTCGGATTGCAAGACGTGGACCTTGAGAAGTGGGAGCCACAGATGAACTTGGATTCACGCGGATGCGTCTGGGGGTGATCGGCGTTCATCTGTGGTTTCATTCGTTGCCAGTTTTTTGTGCTGTGAAGATGGTTGTGCAGTGCGCAGGACGATGAATTGGATCGCGTCAATCGACTCGCTACAATCAACGGGCGGCCAGTGGCAAAACATCGGGGAACAACGATGCACCCAAGTCGCCGGCGCGATCGTTTCGTGAACACAAATTAGAATGGCGGCGACGGAGTGATCGTTGCTGTTCCCCAACTCACCTCACACTCCCATCATTAGTAAATGCTCGCTGAGCTTGCCGGATTCCTTGTCGACTTTATTGGTGTCTGCCTTCGTGGAGCATTTGGACGCAACGCCAAGGGGCAACCAGACCCGGATAATCCGACGAATCGATGGGCCATATTCGCTGCTTCGGTCGTCCTCGCTGCAATCTTGGCTTTGATTGGTTCGTTCTTGGCGATGATTTTCGCCAATTCGTTCACTGCCGTCTTGGCCACAGCTGGCGTCATTCTTTGCCTTGGTCTATTCGCATCCTTCCGCGCAGTATTTCCGTGACGCACTTCGACGATTTGACTGAGTGCGTTTAGTTCGGCGAAAAGCACGCACACGCGCTTCGTGCAGTTGGCTGGCTAACTGACGAACCCCCGTTTCCAACGAGTCAGTCTTACTCCAACGCATTCTCAAAACTCAAAGAACTGCTAAAAGATCCGTAGCAACCAAT is from Novipirellula caenicola and encodes:
- a CDS encoding four helix bundle protein, which gives rise to MAEGNGKRSVTDGNRFLDIACGSAFECVSGFARRSEPAW